Proteins encoded together in one Plasmodium brasilianum strain Bolivian I chromosome 4, whole genome shotgun sequence window:
- a CDS encoding repetitive organellar protein, translating to MVFKFKKKKKEKSSDVLSKHLFNDNGHFEENEKKEKRHSWYKKIIDNTVSKNKNEEKETENRYENEKDSEKENGKENSEEKQMNKHYELEEQLKETLKSITSLSTKIVYYETKIEELEKELKVEKDKHMDNVYEKQLKEKEEFVKQKIGLLNEKETLLNEKELDINLREKKITDREIFISLKEEKINGIEIQYVEKNKEKEKLHFEIADIKISLDKLKFEVKDKKESLENISNKVILKENTLRELKEFIKEKSEMIDSLNEKINEKEKKCEQLGIDIEEKRKLVELLDNKANEKEKYFEEKVKGLEKEQNSLYAKLNLIHEREKEVEKRENDFLHMEDELNSLRDSFSKNTCQLRIYKMEISDLSNTLIEKEREILDIKNTYDDEINALKVQIKRGGIKERREEKSDERRENKDRNKILCFSNGRNSEISGEDNTSVASNDENTNEGKNLVHLLEEKEREIQNLKDKYQKELENINKELNEKKREYIELKNTYINELNNLNDEIEESSIKLSELKSIHESEITKLQNEVKTLNQEKHILNNEKQVLSNEINKLNEEKNSLNTEKDILDNKIDSLNNEINTLNKEKILLSNEIGNLNNMISELKNEISITDNEINELKDEINTLNNEVKGKEKLLLEMENNYKNEIYILKEKLKDKNDNNLDLGNELHNLRNVLNEKEKEYGQMKEEYSIKVKEFNDELLMKEKNYKEELNDIRIKSHEKERILILQNDQLKEAKLRSEEKYLKLYDEKVHLVRNICANFHISNYDEIKSEDLVKNVEEYLHKQYEMINDLKNGSSRGVRGGERGYADAVSEEACSGIGDIRRLFEEHECEEEGEQQNEQEKSKSSEKVMCDLIRDMHNLSERHEEEITKMKGFLFLKEKEIEDAKKKIEELKNEINHLNSFNRINNLNSATSLHRGNDVEMKLKMYLEEINHLNLTISNLKKVNNEEQLKKEKEIMRLISELSKYRHLEDTKRTSSDDEGSKNDFNKIYLKNESENEYISESDVEGGKNLKYFLYSQIYKVRGKKRQTLKKEKDIQVNLALHDMTNDENELHKNCRYEIEKQKKELGQNGKVIEDLKSKICALTNEVMDLKNAKNELNEKYTSLVPAAEEVEKLKGESEKMNEQIWKLSEEAEKLKEEAGKWEEVAAKWEEETEKSREEATKLMEENVKLKNCADELNREFYTKEKNYMSKLNENIGIIENLKDAIHVNEDELKNAENEKNNYINEINKLKNEYEALKLNHDLLNKNYTSLNEMYKNLKQTSCHINDSFCCEEGKFSEDNDNDEVNMSKEYTSIDGNETKKLEKTDEQHSNEEEKVSKCAVTSEIGKSDIGKGRSDNNSDLIGKYQKEVEYLKEEINRISLLYSNELNEKNSYDIKIKDLTNQLKELEVKEKENDEKVIFLTNLNDEMNSKMNAKMNAKMNAKMNAKMNAKMSRKNKKPKLRKFLSREKKDSSSNLHKNLENKELSEVCCSGNEGIINEQDVHNEVNVNKYYTLSSEMNEYNYFVENVNKLEDNNFRLMKIIHESNNRYSDRVIGSYFYSNNVEDLFKINNNTNIDIENPDGNTVIVLCVILNEILNVLFLNDQFVNSFEKINKNVWKHMFIPEEIKLLVLRYFFFLNKLRDYVKNLNDQFNSERYDDSWFLFQNYFETSSNIKRELVYFVLEKKEMEIVENGENGENDKNCNSISQNNSNICSSTRGKISEILNFSKEEIRLKTIAQLRRDLNFEKKSKHILNHDFQVLLYKYQECVRKLKRVKNVIRQLNLNDVPCGSYALNSEIDEYSEQSDGKFFNVPRSRGDVDVGVDAEKNYKEYVLLDNNNNPEQESRGNGTVNSTCTFMEKQSLKKNNDVTGKREIMGRREIMGRREIMGRREIMERREIMGRREIMERREIMGRREIMGRREIMGRREIMGRREIMRGRETTDKSKALDQNNPIGLINLRKFPQINQTNDTKKIKNIFNEIVGGRTSVGFVHKNAFY from the coding sequence atggtttttaaatttaaaaaaaaaaagaaagaaaaaagctCAGACGTATTAAGTAAACACTTATTTAACGACAATGGACATTTTGAAGAGAATGAAAAGAAAGAGAAGAGACATTCTTGGTATAAGAAGATTATAGATAACACTGtaagtaaaaacaaaaatgaagaaaaggaGACGGAAAACAGATATGAAAATGAGAAGGATAGTGAGAAGGAAAATGGGAAGGAAAATTCagaagaaaaacaaatgaataagCATTACGAATTAGAAGAACAACTAAAAGAGACACTAAAATCAATCACATCATTATCAACAAAAATAGTTTATTACGAAACAAAAATTGAAGAATtggaaaaagaattaaaggTCGAAAAGGATAAACACATGGACAATGTATAtgaaaaacaattaaaagaaaaagaagaatttgTTAAGCAAAAAATAGGTCTGTTAAACGAAAAGGAAACTCTactaaatgaaaaagaattagATATTAATttgagagaaaaaaaaataacagatagagaaatttttatttctctaaaggaagaaaaaataaatggtaTAGAAATTCAGTatgtggaaaaaaataaagaaaaggaaaaattgcATTTTGAAATTgctgatataaaaatatctttagATAAGTTAAAATTTGAAGTTAAGGATAAAAAGGAAAGTTTAGAAAACATTAGTAATAAggttatattaaaagaaaatacgttaagagaattaaaagaatttataaaagaaaaaagcgAAATGATTGATTCGCTTAATGAAAAgattaatgaaaaagaaaaaaaatgtgaacaACTGGGAATAGACATAGAAGAGAAGAGAAAATTAGTAGAACTATTAGATAATAAAGCTAatgagaaagaaaaatattttgaagaaaAGGTAAAAGGATTAGAAAAAGAGCAAAATTCACTTTAcgcaaaattaaatttaattcatGAACGAGAAAAGGAAGTGGAAAAGAGAGAGAATGATTTCCTTCATATGGAAGATGAGCTGAACTCTCTTCGAGATagcttttcaaaaaatacttGTCAGCTAAggatatataaaatggaGATATCAGATTTAAGCAACACACTGATAGAAAAGGAAAGAGAAATTTTAGACATAAAAAACACGTACGACGATGAAATTAACGCGTTGAAGGTGCAAATAAAAAGGGGAGGAATCAAAGAACGGAGAGAGGAAAAAAGCGACGAACGACGCGAGAACAAAGACAGAAACAAAATCTTATGTTTCAGTAACGGGCGAAATAGCGAAATAAGTGGAGAGGACAACACATCGGTGGCTTCAAATGATGAAAACACaaatgaaggaaaaaatttaGTCCATTTGTTagaggaaaaagaaagagaaataCAAAACTTAAAGGATAAGTATCAAAAAGAgctagaaaatataaataaggaACTAAATGAAAAGAAGAGAGAATATATAGagttaaaaaatacttatatcAATGAATTAAACAATTTGAACGATGAAATTGAAGAGAGTAGCATTAAGCTAAGCGAATTAAAGAGTATTCATGAGAGTGAAATTACAAAGTTacaaaatgaagtaaaaacgTTAAATCAGGAAAAACATAtcttaaataatgaaaaacaagTATTAAGCaacgaaataaataaattaaatgaggAGAAGAATTCACTGAATACAGAAAAGGATATACTAGACAACAAAATAGATTCGttaaataacgaaataaacACATTAAATAAggagaaaattttattaagtaaTGAAATTGGCAACTTAAACAATATGATAAGTGAATTAAAGAATGAAATTAGTATAACTGACAATGAGATAAACGAATTAAAAGATGAGataaatacattaaataatgaGGTGAAAGGGAAAGAAAAGCTTCTTTtagaaatggaaaataattataaaaacgaaatatatattttaaaagaaaaattgaagGACAAGAATGATAACAACTTAGATTTAGGCAACgaattacataatttaagGAATGTACTAAATGAGAAAGAAAAGGAGTATGGTCAAATGAAAGAAGAGTACAGCATAAAAGTTAAGGAGTTTAATGATGAACTACTgatgaaggaaaaaaactATAAAGAAGAATTAAATGATATACGTATAAAATCTCATGAAAAAGAgagaatattaattttacaaaatgacCAACTAAAAGAAGCAAAATTAAGAAGTGAAGaaaaatacttaaaattatacGATGAAAAAGTGCATCTGGTTAGAAATATATGTGccaattttcatatttctaattatgatgaaataaaaagtgAGGATCTTGTGAAAAATGTGGAGGAGTACCTACATAAACAGTATGAAATGATAAACGATTTGAAAAACGGCTCTAGTAGGGGTGTTCGTGGGGGAGAGAGAGGATATGCAGACGCGGTAAGTGAAGAAGCATGTTCTGGGATTGGAGATATTCGTAGGTTGTTTGAGGAGCACGAATGTGAAGAAGAAGGTGAGCAGCAAAATGAACAGGAAAAGAGTAAATCCAGTGAGAAAGTGATGTGCGACTTAATAAGAGACATGCACAACTTGAGTGAAAGACACGAAGAAGAGATAACAAAAATGAAgggctttttatttttgaaagaaaaagaaatagaagacgctaaaaagaaaattgaaGAACTGAAAAATGAGataaatcatttaaatagttttaaccgtataaacaatttaaataGTGCTACATCACTTCACAGGGGAAATGATGTGgaaatgaaattaaagaTGTACTTAGAAGAAATTAATCACTTGAATTTGACTATAAGCAACCTTAAAAAGGTGAATAATGAAGAGCAgttgaaaaaggaaaaagaaataatgagATTGATTAGTGAGCTATCGAAATACAGGCATCTTGAAGATACAAAAAGAACATCATCTGATGATGAAGGTagtaaaaatgattttaataaaatatatcttaaGAACGAATctgaaaatgaatatatttctgAGTCTGATGTAGAAGgaggaaaaaatttaaaatattttttatattcacaaATTTATAAGGTAAGAGGGAAAAAAAGGCAAAcattgaaaaaggaaaaggacaTACAAGTAAATTTGGCACTTCACGATATGActaatgatgaaaatgagttacataaaaattgtaggtatgaaattgaaaaacaaaagaaagaaTTAGGACAGAATGGAAAGGTTATTGAAGAtctaaaaagtaaaatatgcGCTCTAACGAATGAAGTGATGGATCTGAAAAATgctaaaaatgaattaaacgAAAAATATACCAGTTTGGTGCCAGCTGCAGAGGAAGTGGAAAAACTAAAAGGAGAGtcagaaaaaatgaatgaacaGATATGGAAGTTAAGTGAGGAAGCGGAGAAATTGAAAGAAGAGGCGGGGAAATGGGAAGAAGTAGCCGCGAAATGGGAAGAGGAAACTGAAAAATCGAGGGAGGAGGCAACAAAGCTAATGGAAGAAAATGTAAAGCTGAAAAATTGTGCGGATGAACTGAATAGGGAATTCTATACGAAggaaaagaattatatgtctaaattaaatgaaaatatcgGCATAATAGAAAACTTAAAGGATGCAATTCATGTGAATGAAGATGAGTTAAAGAATGcagaaaatgagaaaaataattacattaatgaaataaacaagttaaaaaatgagtatgaggcattaaaattaaatcatgatttattaaacaaaaattatacttcATTAAATGAGATGTATAAGAATTTAAAACAAACAAGTTGTCATATAAATGATTCCTTTTGTTGTGAAGAAGGAAAATTTTCTGaggataatgataatgatgaaGTGAATATGAGCAAGGAGTATACGTCCATCGATGGTAATGAGACAAAGAAATTGGAGAAAACAGATGAACAGCATTCAAACGAGGAAGAAAAAGTTAGCAAATGCGCAGTTACTAGTGAAATAGGAAAGTCTGATATAGGAAAAGGTAGGAGTGATAATAACTCAGATTTGATAGGAAAATATCAAAAAGAAGTAGAATATTTGaaggaagaaataaatagaataagTCTATTATATAGCAACGaactaaatgaaaaaaacagttatgatataaaaataaaagatttgACTAACCAGTTAAAGGAGCTCGAAGtgaaggaaaaggaaaatgatgAGAAGGTAATTTTTCTAACTAATTTGAATGATGAAATGAATAGTAAAATGAATGCTAAAATGAATGCTAAAATGAATGCTAAAATGAATGCTAAAATGAATGCTAAAATGAGtagaaagaataaaaaacCTAAATTGAGAAAATTCTTATCTagggaaaaaaaggattcTTCTtcaaatttacataaaaatttggaGAATAAAGAATTAAGTGAAGTCTGTTGTTCAGGTAATGAGGGAATTATAAATGAACAGGATGTACACAATGAAGTAAATGTTAACAAATATTACACATTATCTTCAGAGATGAACGAATACAACTATTTCGTAGAGAATGTTAACAAATTAGAAGATAATAATTTTcgtttaatgaaaataattcatGAAAGTAATAACAGATATAGTGATAGAGTGATCGgatcttatttttattccaaCAATGTAGAAGatttgtttaaaataaataataatacaaatatcgATATAGAAAACCCAGATGGAAATACTGTTATAGTTCTTTGtgtaattttaaatgaaatattaaatgttttatttttaaatgatcaGTTTGTAAattcttttgaaaaaataaataaaaatgtttggAAGCATATGTTCATACCTGAAGAAATTAAATTGTTAGTtttaagatatttttttttcttaaataaacTAAGagattatgtaaaaaatttaaatgatcaATTTAACAGCGAAAGGTATGACGATTCGTGGTTTTTgtttcaaaattatttcgAGACGTCCAGTAACATAAAGAGAGAGCtggtttattttgttctcgaaaaaaaggaaatggaAATAGTAGAAAATGGTGAAAATGGCGAGAATGACAAAAACTGTAATAGTATTAGccaaaataatagtaacattTGTAGCAGCACAAGGGGGAAAATTTCcgaaattttgaatttttccAAAGAAGAAATTAGGCTAAAAACAATAGCGCAGTTGAGAAGAgatttaaattttgaaaaaaaatcaaaacatatattaaatcaTGATTTCCAAGTGCTACTATATAAGTATCAAGAATGtgtaagaaaattaaaaagagtTAAAAACGTGATAAGACagttaaatttaaatgatgtACCGTGTGGAAGTTATGCCTTAAATAGCGAAATAGACGAATACTCAGAACAGAGTGATGGAAAGTTTTTCAACGTACCAAGGTCAAGGGGTGATGTGGATGTTGGGGTTGATgctgaaaaaaattataaggaATATGTTTTGttagataataataataacccAGAACAGGAGAGCAGAGGAAATGGTACAGTTAATAGCACATGCACGTTTATGGAGAAACAAagtttaaagaaaaataatgatgTTACGGGTAAACGTGAAATAATGGGAAGGCGTGAAATAATGGGAAGGCGTGAAATAATGGGAAGGCGTGAAATAATGGAAAGGCGTGAAATAATGGGAAGGCGTGAAATAATGGAAAGGCGTGAAATAATGGGAAGACGTGAAATAATGGGAAGGCGTGAAATAATGGGAAGGCGTGAAATAATGGGAAGGCGTGAAATAATGAGAGGGAGAGAAACTACTGATAAAAGTAAAGCTCTTGATCAAAATAACCCCATAggtttaataaatttaaggaAATTTCCTCAGATAAATCAAACTAATGATAcgaaaaaaatcaaaaatatttttaacgaAATTGTTGGAGGAAGAACGAGCGTCGGTTTTGTTCACAAAAACGCGTTTTACTAA
- a CDS encoding palmitoyltransferase DHHC12, whose product MNCLKGLHHWTFHKFSYIFQVKNNSKNFLCVLLFSSGILSFFTCSLSDPGKISLISLDKHMKFYSYDEIIFHANTKCETCHILKPARSKHCKYCSSCIPRYDHHCFLLNNCIGGYNTSLCLYSIMKYENLLEATFIDKGTNEVLPNTYLTIANVKKRKNKIRRKNEQKIYIYFRNTAPPSPYL is encoded by the exons atgaATTGTTTAAAAGGACTTCACCATTGGACTTTTCACAAATTTTCTTACATCTTTcaagttaaaaataattcaaaaaa TTTTTTGTGTGTACTACTTTTCTCAAGTGGGATCTTATCCTTTTTTACTTGCTCATTAAGCGATCCcg GAAAAATATCTCTTATATCTTTGGACAAACACATGAAGTTCTACTCGTatgatgaaataatttttcatgcAAACACGAAATGTGAAACTTGTCATATTTTAAA ACCCGCAAGAAGCAAGCATTGCAAATACTGTTCATCATGTATACCTCGCTATGATCATCAttgttttttgttaaataacTGTATTGGAGGATATAata CCTCACTTTGTTTATATAGTATTATGAAATATGAGAATCTTTTAGAAG CTACTTTTATAGATAAAGGGACCAATGAAGTTTTGCCGAATACTTACTTAACCATTgctaatgtaaaaaaaagaaaaaacaaaataagaagaaaaaatgaacaaaaaatata TATCTATTTTCGAAATACAGCCCCACCTTCTCCTTATTTGTGA
- a CDS encoding hypothetical protein (conserved Plasmodium protein), whose translation MKCNLFRLFPTEPTGSLIKIKNITFFEKDIEIKHFLEHIVACFHDYNDLRIHFNNEACALLHSREEALHLMKLYKVIFKNMIFFSSNKQNMEIEIFNQEEERIFWKDVKRHNVKFYVW comes from the exons atgaagtGCAACTTGTTTCGTTTATTCCCAACTGAGC ctACCGGTtccttaataaaaataaaaaatattacattttttgaaaaagacATTGAGATAAAACATTTCCTTGAACATAtag TTGCATGCTTTCACGATTACAATGATTTGAGGATTCATTTTAAT AACGAAGCTTGTGCGTTGTTACATTCCAGGGAAGAAGCCTTACACCTTATGAAACTGTACAAagtcatttttaaaaatatgatatttttttcttcaaataagcaaaatatggaaatagaaatatttaacCAGGAGGAAGAAAGAATATTTTGGAAGGACGTAAAAAGGCATAACGTTAAATTTTACGTTTGGTAG
- a CDS encoding octaprenyl pyrophosphate synthase, with protein sequence MFYLSNKKHIKEFLSYCKTKCFNSLLINKNDYLLKENATWKSNLYHLYKKRDINPFVELIKASLFIFKRKYLRNKVLSDTNRKTFNSYEHNSLLYSDSVYKEILLCMKVLHYKEEEVDRDLNNLHDHFNTIKSGIDPYMLCENKIKNIDEYIYNIIKTDYNNIDEFITYIYLYQGKKFRVILSILLKNILSYVDNNISSKNNFKFRNIQRNSSKLIGSSKNSLSKKKLAIINSPINNVSKKKIVENQNKIIAASEIIHMGSLLHDDVIDESTKRRGALALHKKYGNKISILSGDFLLARASSVFAGTGSPKICRRFAYVVESLIKGEFLQTNLKYRNIEDALKTYFIKTFHKTASLFSHLFACIAILSFKNEKITELCFNLGLHIGMAFQLYDDYLDYKVDSNTKTPILNDLKNNIKTAPLLFSYNYNPEIILSLINKRSLTDSDINNILFYINKTNSMKKNELCSLLHIKKASDILSSLISYCRTTRNVEIANSEKNEINQSREALINLVLNILSRNTK encoded by the coding sequence ATGTTCTATCTGAGTAATAAAAAACACATAAAGGAATTTCTCAGCTATTGCAAAacaaaatgttttaattcaCTACTAATTAATAAGAATGATTATTTACTCAAAGAAAACGCAACTTGGAAAAGTAACTTATATCATCTGTACAAGAAAAGGGACATAAATCCTTTTGTGGAATTAATAAAAGCTTctcttttcatatttaaaagaaaatacctAAGGAATAAAGTATTATCAGATACAAATAGGAAAACATTTAATTCTTATGAACATAACAGTTTACTGTACTCAGATAGTGTATACAAAGAAATTTTACTCTGTATGAAAGTACTGCATTATAAGGAGGAAGAAGTTGATCGTGACTTAAATAATCTACATGATCAttttaatacaataaaaagtGGAATAGACCCATATATGTtatgtgaaaataaaattaaaaatattgacgaatatatatataatatcattaagacagattacaataatatcgatgaatttattacatatatttatttatatcaaggaaaaaaatttagagttattttaagtattttattaaaaaatattttatcctatgtagataataatatatcttcaaaaaataattttaaatttagaaatattcaaagaaatAGCTCTAAATTAATTGGAAGTAGTAAAAATtctttatcaaaaaaaaaattagccaTTATCAATTCACCAATTAATAatgtatcaaaaaaaaaaatagtagaaaatcaaaataaaattattgccGCATCAGAAATTATCCATATGGGTTCTCTATTGCATGATGATGTAATTGATGAATCAACTAAAAGAAGAGGAGCTTTGgcattacataaaaaatatggaaataaaatatcaatCTTATCAGGTGACTTTTTATTGGCTCGTGCAAGTTCAGTATTTGCAGGTACAGGATCTCCAAAAATTTGTAGAAGGTTTGCCTATGTTGTAGAAAGCTTAATAAAGGGCGAATTCTTGCAAACAAATTtgaaatatagaaatatagaAGACGCactaaaaacatattttataaaaacatttcaTAAAACAGCGTctcttttttctcatttatttGCTTGTATAGCTATTCTTTCtttcaaaaatgaaaaaatcaCTGagttatgttttaatttagGATTACATATAGGTATGGCATTTCAGTTATATGATGATTACTTAGATTATAAAGTAGATTCTAATACTAAAACACCTATattaaatgatttaaaaaataacataaaaactgctccattattatttagtTATAACTACAACCCAGagattatattatcattaattaataaaagatcTCTTACAGACAgtgatattaataatatattattttatattaacaaaacaaatagtatgaaaaaaaatgaattatgttctttattacatataaaaaaggcTTCTGATATTTTGTCTTCACTCATTTCTTATTGCAGAACTACGAGAAATGTGGAAATAGCTAATTCtgaaaaaaacgaaataaatcAGAGTAGGGAAGCTTTAATCAACTtagtattaaatatattatcacgTAATACAAAGTAA